TCATGCCATGGGCTCATCTTTTTGAGAGCAAAACACAGTGCCCAGCATacactgggcagggagagggacagagcaTCCCCATGTGCAAGGGGCATTTGGAACCTCAGAAGTCCACACTACCAAAAACCCCCACCGTATGTGGCCTCAGCTCAGCCCTATCTCCAGCCACAGCCATTCTGGAGGACCACAGGATCTTCCTTTGCTCCCAGTGTTGCATCTCACCCACTCTGGTAAGTCAGAAGTGGAGGATACTTTGCACTGgctgccttttttccctgcccAGTCAAGTCAGGATGGAAACACTAAGACATAGAATGGTGTTTTCTAGCCAAGACATCAAAAAACTAATATAGGCATCCAGGAAGAAAGTGAATCatgggatcacagaatggtttgaattggaagggactttaaagctcatctcattccaccccctgccatgggcagggacatcttccactaagTGGTTCCTATTCTCCCTCAGGTTCTCCCATTTTGCTCAGGGAGGCACCGAGATGCTGAGATACCCAGAGCCATGCATGGAGCTGACCCCAGTCTACCCTACTCATACCAGTCCACCAAACCCTCCCCTGCCAAGGGCTCCAGCAGTATAAGGCACCCCACGGCTGGGAcctccagcagtgccaagggACTTGCACACACAGCAAGAGCAATATGGTGAAGATTGTCAATATTTGCCCTCCAAAGGAGGGGCCTTGCCAAAGGTACACAGTGACTATAAAAGCTGTGACCGGCAGCACGTCAGGTTCACCAAACCCTGGAGCTGCCACTACCAGACATGAAGCTCTTCtcacttttcctcttctgtgaGTAaccccctgccagctcccatcCTCCAGGAAAGTCTGGTGCTCACAGGTTCTGTccatggagatgggaagggtgaaaatgctcatttttgCTGTGGAAGGGTAGGATGGGAGGTTGCTTTTTCCAGTGCTCCTAAACAACTTCTCCAGTTGTAGGACTGGCCCTCGCCAGCTGCAACGTGCTCCAGTTTGGAGTGATGATTAAGCACAAGACCGGGAAATCTCTGCTGTCTTACAATGGTTACGGCGGCTTGGGGGATCCAAAAAGCCCCTGGATGCCACCGACAGGTAAGCTGGGACCTGGTAAAGGCAGAGCAGGtgtcccagccctccccacctccctgggtacAGCGAGGGGAATCTTGCCCTGCttctgggagcagagagcaaTGAGAAAATTGTTGCTCGTCTTTAAAACCTCTCTAAAAGTATTTTAGCAGCAGTAGCCAATGGGAACGATGCGCGTCGTTGAAGTTCAACCAATGTAGGGTTGTCCCAACTGTCCCCCATCCTGACTTGACCACGGCTTCTGTGCTCTCAGGTGCTGCCATGCCCACAATTGCTGCTATAAGAAGTTGGCTCCCTCACACTGCAGTCCCAAAGTGGTCACCTACAAATACTTCCTCCAGGGAAGTCAAATAACCTGCGGTAAGAGCCGGTACAGGGGCAAAGCTCCAAGTGGGAAGGCACATACCATCCATGCTTGTATTCCAAGGTGTCCTTTAGACCATCCTGGCCTGGCAACCACTCAGAGCAAAGGAGGTGGAAATACAGGGAAAGTGCCAGGAACAgggcaaataaatatttgctggaTTATGGTGAAGTTTAGAGCTTGGACACCTCCCTAAGGAGGGGCCTTGTCCTTCCCTAGAGGCCAAATACTGAGGGTCTGAGGTGACCTTCCCATCCTGGACAGGGACCTGGCACAGCCACCTCGATTTCCCCAAAGCCAACACATTATTTCACAGACCAAAACAAAGCATATCCCTATGATCCAAGCAACTATCCGCACACACCCCAGGGATAAAGTGAATTAAAGGGTCCCTCCAGGGCTAGGTAGCTCCACACACCAGAGGTGAGAGTACCTGAGACACCCCAAATTTAACCCAGGGGGCTGCGTATGCAGTAGGGATGGTCCAAAAAACACCCAGTGACTCTCCCACCCTTTGCCTGCCTCCATGCCCCCCAAATTTTCTTCCAGGAACCAGGAACCAGTGCCAAACAGCGACCTGTGCATGCGACAAGAAGGCAGCTGAGTGTTTCCAGAGGGCAGCTGGGACCTACCACAATTCTTACAAGAATTATCCCAACTTTAAGTGCAAGGGCCGAGCACCCTCCTGCTAAACACACCAGGGTCAAAACCCGACAGAGTCCATGGAAATGGTGGGGGTTCTGCGttccctgcagccaggcaggacacggcagagccctgcagcaccAAAAAGGTGTCCAGCACCTTTCCCTGGAGTCAGTGCACACGGAAAACCTGCTCCCCATGATTAAACAACTCATAAAAATAGAAACCCTGCAAATAAAGAtacattttcaaaggaaatttgtAAAGCATCTCCAGGGTTGTGTTTTGGGAATCAATGGTGGAAGGCTAGGAAGCAGCATGGAGCCTCggaattgtttttctgaagtcagTATTTATGCCTGCACAACgttttgcatctttttcttaaaaaattgaCCAGAAGTGACATTTTAGCAACCAACTAGTAAATCTTAAGAGCTacggagaaaaaaaaaaaaagaccacagAAAGAGTGAGTGGCTGCTGCACCCTAAACCAGGCTCCAACCCCAGCTTCCCTCTGAGAGCTTGGCCTCAATCCAGCCCCATCCTGTTCCTAACGACCATTTAAGCAATTAACATCACTGCAGGAATGGGGGAGTTCAGTGGTGGGGTCTCAGGGGTTTAGTGTGACCTTTTCTTGCACCCCATCTCCAGCAAGTCCAGACAGGTCTCCTCAGGTTGCCACTCCCTGCAGCTACCTCATCCCTCACCAGAACTGCACATGATCCCAAATAAGCCCTAATTATCTCTAACAAGCCAGGGCTGGCTGTCTCACAGCCCCAAGCCTTGATGGAGGTACCTCTAGCTTTAAGGCTGCCTCTGGAGATGTGTTCTGCTTAAAATAACGGAGTTTTAAGGGTAATTTCTTTGAGTTTCACCTCAGCACCAGGAGGCTCCTGCCTGACTCCAGCGTTTCATCACAAGCaacacccccaccccaccctcACATTCCCACAGTACATGTGGTATCTTTATAACTCCAAACCACTCATTTCTACTCATTTCCTATAGCCACTAAAGGATTTTGAGAGAAGAGCTGGGACAGAGCCAATGCTGCCCTCTAAGGCTGGTTCCTGCAACCAGGCAGCACCAAGGAAAGCCCCCACAGCTCAACACCAGCACAAATCATCTCTCTTGTATCCAACACTGGAGTTGGAATGCTTTTCATGCACAGTTTCCCTCCTGTTCTGCAGTTCCTGAAGCTGTGCAGATGTGGATACCACGAATGTCATGGCAAAGCTGTGAGATAACCAACAGGAAGCTcccaagaaggaaaaaaggatggGAGAcatggagcagcacaggcagaaaacCCTCCCATACATAGAAACACTTATGGAGGTCATCCAAAACCTGGCTAAATGCTTAAAACTTCCAGTTCAACTGAACTCCTGATCTGCAGGATTTGGGAAAAATAAGCCAAGGGAAGATTATGTAGGTAGATAGGATGCAGGGAAAGTGGCTGTGCTACATCATCCTGCTGTGCAGTCGCCCTTGAGAGCCTGATGGTGACCCCACTGCTgatccagcagcagccaaaacaccCTCAGAGATGTCAGCCAGCAGCTAATAACAAAGAGTCATCCTCCTCAGATCTCAAGGGAATATCCAGTGCTTACTGTCCATTCTTGGACCATGGATTACGAAGCTCCACCAACAAGTAAACACGAGCTATGAATCATGATGTGCCTCTGCTCTTGTTTCTtgcctccccttcctcctgcaagGAAAAGCCATGACCTGTTCTCAAAGCAAATTCTCTACATAAAAGTGAGTTCCATGAGGAATGTTGCATTAAAGATtccctagaaaaaaaaaaaataacagattgGGAAGGTGGAAACTTcaacaggaaaatttaaaacagataaaataagtTTTAACATCTTTTGATACACAATGGTTGTCCAGGCACAAAGCTATCCTGGCAGAAATAGGGAATTTGGCAGAAAAGGGAATTTGACTGCTCTATCATGATTTAAGAGCCCAGCACACTAAGAGTTTATTTTAATCATATTACACTTGGAAACGAAAGCATTTTCAGCTCCAGATTTGGTCCCAGGTATTGGTGGCCATGAGTTGCTCACcagcctctctctctgctttttgtgctgctggtgcagAACTGCCCTTTCATCCTGGACACAATGGGGTGAGGTTTGAGTTCCCTCCACACCTACAGAAGCTCAGCCTTCAGGACAACTCCCTTCACAGCTCTCAGGCTCCAAGAAACAATGATCCTTTTATCAGCTCTAGCTCAGGAGGACAAAAAAACAATTCATCAAGATCAAACCTCTTATTCCAAGTGTACAACTGCaaattctttcttattttttcaaaccTGCAGAACCCATCTGCATTTCAAACCAAAATacagctgggcaggacacaggtGATACATGTACCTGAACTGCCTTGCTACACCCACTGTCACAACTGATCACACACTGAAGTGATTTGCACTTCCTCCCCACTAAGCTGTGAGTTGCCTCTCTTTCCACTACTGTAAAATTTATTGTCTTGGAGAAAAGGAATTCCTAAACCAGGAATTCTTACAGGAGAGccttctttttattcttcaactaacagcagcagagcacacGAAGTACCAGCTCTTGGCAGTTCagtaaaaaaaggcatttatattttcatgctgATTTATAAACTTCAAAGCacacatagattttttttttttcaaaagcaacgTTCCTTACTTTCAAAAACTCCCCTtcacctctgccctggctgATGAGGTGCCTCCTGCTGTTGTGTAAGTGCATGTGTGCTTTCTTCAAGCTTAGTGCTTGTCACAAATCCAAAAACCTGAGTAACGCTGAAACACTGGGAGCCATAAATCCAGAGCTGAATCCCACAGTCCTTTCACCTTGGTCCAAATCCTCAGTCCTACAGTGGAAATTATCACTGGAGTCAAGCTGTACATCCTACTTGGTGACCTCACCAAAATGGAATTTAAGATGGAAAAATTCTACCCTGGAAAAAGGTTGATTTATGAAGTGAAACAGGCAGGTTTCCCAGGGAGTACTGCTGCTTGGAAGCTTGTTCCCAGGACTCTTGTTCCTTTAGCTACACTAATGTAATTTGGAGACTAACACCTATCAAGTTCCTGGCTTGGACTAAAGCTCTGGAGTAGCCCAAAAGCTCCAAAATATGACAAAGGGGATGAGATTCCAGATGTCCAAGTAACAACACTCACCAGAAatctcctgcctgctcctgtcACATTTTACAGCCTTATCAACCATCACCAGATCAGATGAGTTGGCTCTGCAGCCTCATGACTCCACTGGTATTATTATTTTGGGTGGGTTTATGTCTCTCTACAGGTCTCAGGTAGCAAAGGAGCTGGTCCCAAACTTCAGCAAGCATGGATGCAGCAATCCCATTCTCCCTTTACGTATTAATCGCTTCTGAACGAGGGCCAACAGTTCTAGTGAGATTAAAACTTGTCACTGCATTCCTGCCTggcaaagaaaagaggaatgtCATGTTTGAGACAGTCCTGGCTGACACACTTTGCTTTGGAAAGGATTCTGAGACTTCATTCacttcatttaaatttaaatagaaaaaaacccaccaaagtTGTTCCTGAGTTGAGATTTGTTAAGCTTTCCCTGAGacagaaaggtaaaataaagcTTCTCCAAGCAtaagcaagtaaaaaaaaaaaatccaggcacACCAAGAGATGTCAAAGCAAACGTGACACTGCTATGTGAAAAAAAGGTTCTCACCTTCACCTAACTCCAAAATTATAAACCCAAGTCTCTACTTTTTAAGTTCAACCAACTCTTCTCACACACAGGTTGACGCAGAATCACTGAGTAACTGTCCACCCCGCAACCAAAGGAACAGGAATTTCTCTTGTCCTTGAAAACCTTCGCAGAAACCGATTTTAGGGTAACAAAGGGTGCCTGGAAATTTGCTCAGGGGGAGTTTTGTCTTCAtccattttatttgcttttctccccAGAGTACTGAGCACACGCTCAGTCATATGTTTAGGGCTGCCATGGTCTTCACCAAGGTGATGTGGTTGGTGGGGTCTGTCTCTGTCCTGTTGTCTGCACAGTTGTTCTTCATGGCCAAGACCTTCTGCCGGTGCCTCTCCTCCTGCCGCTTCttcttctccagcctctgctgttccttcttctgttttttaGCTACCTGAAAGGGAAGGGTGAAAACACAAAGTTCAAACCACACTTCTTTTGCTAACACACTGGAAAGGAGACGAGCAGATATCAAGGTAGCAGCCAGAGAACATTCCTAACTATTTATGAGGACTTTATTTCAGGTTGTTTTGGGAAGAGTGCCACAAGTCACTAGGAAATGTTTGTTATCAGAGAAGTCACAGCTGCAGCAATGATAAAATGCAGTGAGCAGAAACTCTTTTTGATTGGAAGAAAGGAGTTGCTGAGTAAGCCATCCCCTAATTCTTAAAGGGTGCTCACATCAAACCCCCCTCACACACACCTGTGGTTTCCTGCTGGCTTGGTTCTCTCCactggatccagcctgtcctttgttgtttcctgtttcacTTTGATGCAAGCTCTGATTTCCAAAGATTCTTGAACCGCTTCCATTCTCCTCCCACAGTGTTTTGCTGCAGGATTTCTGATCCCTGCTCTGGGGTTTCTGCTGCTCCTCGGTACCTACCAACAACAGGTTTTCCTCAGACACTCTACCCAGGAGCTGTCGCGCTGTCAGCCAACTCCTTCTTCCTGAATTTCTGGAGCAGTGGGATTTTTTGGAAGCCGGATTGAGGCTTCCCTCACTAACAACCTTCCTGAGCACAGAAGGCTGAAGTGGgagcacacaacagcaaaccccatctgtcctgctgctgtccccagggaacATGGACATCACGTTCACCTGAAGCCCCAGGTGACAAACCCTGAGAACTCACttgttccttctccttccttcactTGTAAGATCGCAAATATTGCAGATTCTATGTTGTAATCCTCCGCTTCCAGGACGTGGCTTACTAAATCCATGTCCTGTCCACAAGAGAAGGAGAACACTGAAAGAGTTCAAATCTCTGACACACATTCACTTAACAACCACCTGCACCACAGAGAGGGGCTCCTGCTTTTATGATTGTTCAATTAAtgcttcatttctgaaaaagctAAGGGGGGAACCCTTAAATTCCTGAAGATATCAAGAAAAAGGAATATGCTCTTTCAGCGTAATTGTTTCACTCTTGGCCCTTTCTGTTCTAAGCATTTGCACAGTAACAACAGCCAAGAGTCACAGATTATCCAGTTATGTGGGATATTCAACATCctcaaattatttcaaatctTACGGGATTTGTTTCCAAGTGAATTTTCTGACAGATTGCAAGACAAGCTTTCCAGAATTATTAGGTATCCACACAGATTAGGTATTTCATCTGCATTTAAGGGTTGACTCTAGGATGAAATCCATCCTAGTTTAGGGCTGTGGTACTGAAATTGTTCAAGGTGAGcattttttagaatttttccCAGGACTACTTTCATGTATCAAGGACATTTGAACATTAAGCACAAAAAGGCTCCTCTGTACTTACTGAACACCCTGTTGCATTGCACACTTTTTGTACAGCACTTTCCATTTCCACTTCAGTCTCATCCTCAGAGTCACCCTTCTGTGGCTTCACTTCCTCTGTCTTATTTGCATTGTTTTTGCAAAGcatctgaagaaaagcaaagcccagcagATAACACAGCATGCAAtcaaaaaaaatatctaataaatgtaattattattgAACACTTTTCTCAGAAACATTGTGTGTCAAAGCATTTTGGAAATATCGTAACTTCCATCATCACTGGAGgtttcccctctctcctgcaCTACTCTCATGTACTGCACCACCATGAATGCCAATAAACAAGCTTATAAATGGGCTAATTTTAATACGATACAATCATATACCTGTGTGCAGAGACCCTCAAGCACAGCACAAGATCAAAAAGCGACATATGAAGAGGACAACTGCATCCAGATGTTGCATTTCCagctccttcttcccttccttttgttttcccactTGAGGTGCATGAATATGTAATTTAGATGTGGTTGCTTCCAGACAGCCCACACCACAGCATTAGGTTTGGGATTGATTTCCAGGCCAAAAGTTGGAATCCTTCACAGCCTTTCTCAGGAGAGCTGGTGGCAGGAGCTACAACGACCTCAGGGCTTTGCTAACCCAGCATGACACAGGGACTACACTCTTCCCCTCAATCCCAAGACAAGTGAGAAAGGAAATCAACTGCCAACATTCATCAGTTTTATTTATCACCCACAGCTGGCTCAGGCAATTCTGTGACAACCAACCTCCATCTGAAGATATGCCGGAGCTTCTGAGTCATCGTTGATCCTCCTCACGCTGTCATAGTGCTCCCCGTAACGATAAGCAATGTGCAGCTCCCTCACATTGCTCTTGTCTGTGCCCCGGATctacacaaaagaaataaactgcaaaTGAGGATTTGGAATCAACCTCAGCATCAGATTTGTCCAAGTATTAATTTTCTTGGGCAGGAAGTGAGT
This genomic window from Chiroxiphia lanceolata isolate bChiLan1 chromosome 22, bChiLan1.pri, whole genome shotgun sequence contains:
- the OTUD3 gene encoding OTU domain-containing protein 3 isoform X2 encodes the protein MSNCLFRALGDQLEGHSRNHLRHRQETVNYMVKQREDFEPFVEDDVPFEKHVTNLAKPGTFAGNDAIVAFARNNQINVVIHQLYAPLWQIRGTDKSNVRELHIAYRYGEHYDSVRRINDDSEAPAYLQMEMLCKNNANKTEEVKPQKGDSEDETEVEMESAVQKVCNATGCSDMDLVSHVLEAEDYNIESAIFAILQVKEGEGTSTEEQQKPQSRDQKSCSKTLWEENGSGSRIFGNQSLHQSETGNNKGQAGSSGENQASRKPQVAKKQKKEQQRLEKKKRQEERHRQKVLAMKNNCADNRTETDPTNHITLVKTMAALNI
- the LOC116797330 gene encoding LOW QUALITY PROTEIN: group IIE secretory phospholipase A2-like (The sequence of the model RefSeq protein was modified relative to this genomic sequence to represent the inferred CDS: inserted 1 base in 1 codon), producing SPVVGLALASCNVLQFGVMIKHKTGKSLLSYNGYGXLGGSKKPLDATDRCCHAHNCCYKKLAPSHCSPKVVTYKYFLQGSQITCGTRNQCQTATCACDKKAAECFQRAAGTYHNSYKNYPNFKCKGRAPSC
- the OTUD3 gene encoding OTU domain-containing protein 3 isoform X1 — protein: MSRKQAAKARPAGARKGRRPRNPPAGSAPGPAPGGGGGLAGQLRALGLKLREVPGDGNCLFRALGDQLEGHSRNHLRHRQETVNYMVKQREDFEPFVEDDVPFEKHVTNLAKPGTFAGNDAIVAFARNNQINVVIHQLYAPLWQIRGTDKSNVRELHIAYRYGEHYDSVRRINDDSEAPAYLQMEMLCKNNANKTEEVKPQKGDSEDETEVEMESAVQKVCNATGCSDMDLVSHVLEAEDYNIESAIFAILQVKEGEGTSTEEQQKPQSRDQKSCSKTLWEENGSGSRIFGNQSLHQSETGNNKGQAGSSGENQASRKPQVAKKQKKEQQRLEKKKRQEERHRQKVLAMKNNCADNRTETDPTNHITLVKTMAALNI